One genomic window of Desmospora activa DSM 45169 includes the following:
- the fabI gene encoding enoyl-ACP reductase FabI — translation MKNLMSGKNVVVMGVANDRSLAWGVARSLHAAGANLIFTYRKERSYRKISALLSQFDIPPLHVFSCDASDDDSIKNAFIEIKQKAGSIQGLVHSIAYAEKEDLKGEYIDTSREGYLLAQNISSYSLIAVAREAQKIMTDGGSIVTQTYIGAERFVENYHVMGAAKAALEANVKYLAENLGKYHIRVNAVSSGPIRTLSAKGTSGMNDLLRTIAEKAPLRRNVDQSEVGDATLFLLSPLSRGITGEVLHVDAGYHIR, via the coding sequence ATGAAGAACTTAATGTCAGGAAAAAATGTAGTGGTTATGGGGGTTGCAAATGATAGAAGTCTAGCTTGGGGTGTCGCAAGATCACTTCATGCAGCAGGTGCAAATCTAATATTTACATATCGAAAAGAACGGTCTTACCGAAAGATTTCCGCTTTACTTTCTCAGTTTGATATTCCCCCCCTTCATGTGTTCTCATGTGATGCTTCCGACGATGACAGTATTAAAAACGCTTTTATTGAGATAAAACAAAAAGCGGGAAGCATTCAAGGACTTGTTCACTCCATCGCATATGCTGAAAAGGAGGATTTAAAGGGGGAGTATATAGATACTTCGCGGGAAGGATATCTTTTAGCCCAGAACATCAGCTCTTATTCACTTATTGCTGTTGCCAGGGAAGCGCAAAAAATTATGACCGATGGCGGGAGTATCGTTACTCAAACCTATATCGGGGCTGAGCGTTTTGTGGAAAACTATCATGTAATGGGTGCTGCAAAAGCGGCTTTAGAAGCTAATGTAAAGTATTTGGCAGAGAATCTTGGCAAATATCATATTCGGGTCAATGCTGTCTCATCTGGACCGATTCGTACCCTTTCAGCAAAAGGCACTTCCGGTATGAATGATCTATTGCGTACCATAGCAGAAAAAGCTCCATTAAGGCGAAACGTAGATCAAAGCGAAGTCGGTGACGCAACGTTATTCTTGCTAAGTCCATTGTCCAGAGGAATAACCGGTGAAGTGCTTCACGTCGACGCAGGATATCATATAAGATGA
- a CDS encoding aldehyde dehydrogenase family protein, which translates to MSYLVQSWTEQKRNQVPFPDRVEPLERTIQFMKENPSAVMNILTEISLHRSASYELSAAISTLEGALHEVSTHRPPQLNQMAVFMPSNVILYSYVLYLLVPSLFVQEIHFRPSSQIKDQLIRLHQLLKDVHGLPIEIQPISQRKFLKQYVAQANLIVFTGAYKNAEEIKLQLNKEQIYLFFGQGVNPFIVAPGADLQSAVSGAIDIRLLNSGQDCLGPDAFFIHESHLPMFTEMLTRQLDSLKFGDNTDAEADWGPIYYDSTLEMASQYLHRHHSDIIRGGSVNFRSRIVEPTVLLRDFEENFEIVEFFSPVFNVVRYRDEGKLIDLLRSGFFMERALGASVYGKADKVVEILKKRHTVTINTTLLSIDDGNSPFGGYGPMANYISYNEKLSFKPILVSQAVGECLRAER; encoded by the coding sequence ATGTCATACCTAGTTCAAAGTTGGACTGAACAGAAACGAAATCAAGTACCTTTTCCTGACCGGGTAGAACCTTTGGAAAGAACAATCCAATTCATGAAAGAAAACCCGTCAGCTGTCATGAATATTTTAACGGAGATCTCGCTCCATCGTTCCGCATCGTATGAGCTAAGCGCAGCCATCTCCACATTAGAAGGTGCCCTGCATGAGGTATCGACTCACCGTCCGCCGCAACTGAATCAAATGGCGGTCTTTATGCCTTCAAATGTGATTTTATACTCCTATGTGCTCTACCTGTTGGTGCCGTCGTTATTTGTGCAGGAAATACACTTTCGCCCCTCCAGCCAGATTAAAGACCAGCTTATTCGACTCCATCAACTTCTTAAAGATGTACACGGTTTACCGATTGAGATCCAGCCGATCTCTCAACGGAAGTTCCTCAAACAATATGTTGCTCAAGCCAATTTGATTGTGTTTACAGGTGCTTACAAAAATGCGGAAGAGATTAAATTACAGCTGAATAAAGAGCAAATCTATCTCTTTTTCGGTCAAGGGGTCAATCCGTTCATTGTTGCTCCCGGTGCTGATCTTCAATCAGCCGTTTCCGGTGCGATTGATATACGATTACTTAATTCGGGTCAGGATTGTTTGGGCCCAGACGCCTTTTTTATTCATGAGTCCCATTTGCCGATGTTTACAGAGATGCTTACCCGTCAATTGGATTCCTTAAAATTCGGCGATAATACTGACGCTGAAGCCGATTGGGGTCCGATCTATTATGATAGCACATTAGAGATGGCATCTCAGTACTTACATCGACACCATTCCGATATCATCCGTGGCGGCTCTGTAAATTTCCGTAGTCGCATTGTTGAACCAACTGTTTTATTACGGGATTTTGAAGAAAACTTTGAGATTGTCGAATTTTTTTCACCGGTGTTTAATGTTGTCCGCTATCGTGATGAGGGTAAGTTGATAGACCTACTGCGTTCCGGTTTTTTCATGGAAAGGGCATTAGGTGCCAGTGTTTACGGTAAGGCGGATAAAGTGGTGGAAATATTAAAAAAGAGACATACCGTTACGATAAATACAACGCTTCTGTCGATCGATGACGGCAATAGTCCATTTGGCGGGTATGGGCCAATGGCCAATTATATCAGTTATAACGAGAAGCTTTCTTTCAAACCGATTTTAGTATCCCAAGCAGTGGGTGAATGTCTCAGAGCAGAAAGGTGA
- a CDS encoding thiamine pyrophosphate-binding protein, whose amino-acid sequence MSQSRKVSQLFAYENPWEAVVDYLDHIGVQEVFGLPSDDLGFLESLETKSKSRMILCKDQRNAVFMAVGHAMESEKPGVCVVGKGPALTNALTGLLEAKSLAAPLILIATGTRINRLGTKAFQELDQRSLVQPLVKWSYRVDHPDRLCWALEKGALLAVNGTPGPVYIEIPEQMFEEKIPRKKPWEPLIVRRFLPDETSMAQSLQLIRASNRPLLLLGGGMRKSKARSEIIRFTEQWGAALFVTASGRGAVPEDHPLFCGLAGLYATEPIRRLWKETDLVVVLGSRLEETATFGWEQMNPKATLIQVNIEPDDWSLEYPGMHMLGDGGLVVEGWLKEIKEEPLVQNQEWIKNIQVYRRELFQKANEHLKNARTDPFIHVAEILDVVDRIVTKDRILVQENGLQDMWSYFYPYYSCGGEGGAVLPSDQTSLGFGAAAVAGVKLAVKERPVIAWIGDGAFQLFKSDLKTVVEQKIPIMYIVLKNGGYGWLQHQWNQQEHHSSEHSRYHFTSPPDHFQWGVDHPQIECLEIIGKTQLEQTLQQAYQFQLKGKTVVVEIPVQLGDIPPGMQAIEGDFPGKEHVTIGN is encoded by the coding sequence ATGTCTCAGAGCAGAAAGGTGAGTCAATTGTTTGCGTATGAAAATCCCTGGGAAGCGGTTGTGGACTATCTGGATCATATCGGGGTTCAGGAGGTATTTGGGTTACCCAGTGATGATTTAGGTTTTTTAGAATCTTTGGAAACAAAATCAAAATCACGCATGATCTTATGTAAAGATCAGCGCAATGCTGTGTTTATGGCAGTTGGACATGCCATGGAATCGGAAAAACCAGGAGTTTGTGTAGTAGGAAAAGGGCCGGCACTCACCAATGCGCTTACGGGTTTATTGGAGGCCAAATCGCTGGCAGCACCGCTGATTCTCATCGCAACGGGAACCCGCATTAATCGCTTGGGAACAAAAGCATTTCAGGAACTTGATCAACGATCCCTCGTCCAACCACTGGTAAAGTGGTCGTATCGGGTGGATCATCCTGACCGATTGTGTTGGGCTTTGGAAAAGGGGGCTCTTTTGGCTGTCAACGGTACTCCCGGTCCGGTTTATATTGAAATTCCTGAACAAATGTTTGAAGAAAAAATACCTAGAAAAAAACCTTGGGAACCCTTGATTGTAAGACGGTTTCTTCCTGATGAAACCAGCATGGCACAATCTCTTCAACTGATTCGAGCTAGTAATCGTCCTCTGCTTCTGTTAGGGGGTGGTATGAGAAAATCAAAGGCAAGAAGTGAAATCATTCGTTTTACCGAACAATGGGGGGCCGCTTTATTTGTGACAGCTTCAGGGAGGGGAGCGGTTCCAGAAGATCATCCTCTTTTTTGCGGGCTGGCGGGTTTGTATGCAACTGAACCGATTCGCCGATTATGGAAAGAGACGGACTTGGTAGTCGTGTTGGGGAGTCGTTTGGAGGAGACCGCAACATTCGGTTGGGAGCAAATGAATCCGAAAGCGACCTTGATCCAAGTGAATATCGAACCCGATGACTGGTCCTTGGAATACCCGGGGATGCACATGTTAGGGGACGGTGGATTGGTAGTGGAAGGATGGCTAAAGGAGATAAAAGAAGAACCATTGGTTCAAAACCAAGAGTGGATTAAAAACATTCAGGTGTATAGAAGAGAACTTTTTCAAAAAGCGAATGAACATTTGAAGAATGCCCGTACTGACCCTTTCATTCATGTGGCAGAGATATTGGATGTAGTGGATCGGATAGTGACCAAAGATCGGATTCTCGTTCAGGAAAACGGGTTGCAAGATATGTGGTCCTATTTTTATCCCTACTATTCCTGCGGAGGGGAAGGAGGGGCGGTATTACCGAGTGACCAGACCAGCTTGGGCTTTGGAGCAGCTGCTGTGGCCGGCGTGAAATTAGCTGTTAAGGAAAGACCTGTCATTGCTTGGATAGGAGACGGCGCTTTCCAATTGTTTAAAAGTGATCTAAAGACCGTGGTTGAGCAGAAAATCCCGATCATGTACATCGTTTTAAAAAATGGTGGGTATGGTTGGCTTCAGCACCAATGGAATCAACAAGAACATCACTCATCAGAACATTCCAGATATCACTTTACTTCACCACCGGATCACTTTCAATGGGGAGTAGATCATCCCCAAATCGAGTGCCTGGAAATTATCGGGAAAACTCAATTGGAACAAACCCTGCAACAGGCATATCAGTTTCAGTTAAAGGGGAAGACAGTGGTGGTGGAAATACCGGTTCAACTTGGCGATATACCACCTGGAATGCAAGCAATCGAAGGCGATTTTCCGGGAAAGGAGCATGTCACCATTGGAAACTAA
- a CDS encoding 3-oxoacyl-ACP synthase III family protein, with product METNVMGNAVSPLTSSGLQVPVSFLGTGMYIPDAIVSNRDMTNWLDTTDEWIVTKTGIRERRFLEKGKYTSDMCIGAAKQALYNGGIHPKDLDAIVVSTFTFDQLLPSTALIVKDALGADQAIPIDLNQAACAGGIYGIWLGCHLLQNEKIKNVLVIGAECMSRITDPLDRTTRVFFGDAAGALILGKAEEGYGLLSWDIQSSLSYSVEVPSGGSKHPTSESSVAARGQYLKMDGRTVWKEATKQLPKTMLTTAQRANLEIGDIDHFFIHQANLNILKKVMESLQQPMEKTIVNVERLGNTGAATVFTVLHEAMERKVIHHGNYMMIAGIGAGFLWGSLCLRYFNQT from the coding sequence TTGGAAACTAATGTGATGGGGAACGCAGTTTCCCCGCTGACATCCAGTGGTCTCCAAGTTCCAGTAAGCTTTTTAGGAACGGGTATGTATATTCCGGATGCGATTGTTTCCAACCGGGATATGACCAACTGGCTGGATACAACGGATGAGTGGATCGTCACAAAAACTGGGATCAGAGAGCGGAGATTTCTAGAAAAAGGAAAATATACGTCGGATATGTGCATCGGTGCGGCTAAACAAGCTCTCTATAACGGTGGGATCCATCCGAAGGATTTGGATGCGATCGTGGTATCGACTTTTACTTTTGACCAACTCCTGCCTTCAACCGCTCTGATCGTGAAAGATGCACTGGGAGCGGATCAGGCGATTCCCATTGATTTGAACCAAGCTGCATGCGCAGGCGGTATATATGGGATTTGGTTAGGTTGTCATCTTTTGCAAAACGAAAAGATCAAGAATGTGCTGGTGATCGGGGCAGAGTGTATGTCTCGTATAACCGATCCGCTTGATCGCACGACCAGAGTATTTTTTGGGGATGCAGCGGGAGCGTTAATTTTAGGAAAAGCTGAGGAAGGATATGGGCTTTTGTCTTGGGATATACAATCTTCTCTTTCGTACAGTGTGGAAGTTCCTTCGGGTGGTTCTAAACACCCGACCAGCGAATCGTCTGTGGCGGCAAGAGGGCAATATCTAAAAATGGATGGTCGTACGGTTTGGAAGGAAGCAACAAAGCAACTGCCGAAAACGATGTTGACAACGGCGCAGCGGGCTAATCTAGAGATCGGTGATATCGACCACTTTTTTATCCATCAAGCGAATCTCAATATTCTTAAGAAAGTAATGGAAAGCCTGCAGCAGCCGATGGAAAAAACCATTGTCAATGTAGAACGATTGGGAAATACCGGGGCGGCCACTGTATTTACGGTTCTGCATGAAGCAATGGAAAGAAAAGTGATCCATCATGGAAACTATATGATGATTGCCGGGATTGGAGCCGGGTTTTTATGGGGTTCATTATGCTTACGTTATTTTAATCAAACATAA
- a CDS encoding acyl carrier protein gives MNEQRMKELFVQTYEMDIKPEEIESNQVLFGPESSFSLDSMDVLRFISVLKDEYNLQLGSVRTDTFKSIQSITQFVEEQS, from the coding sequence ATGAATGAACAAAGAATGAAAGAGTTGTTTGTGCAAACGTACGAAATGGATATTAAACCGGAGGAAATCGAATCCAATCAAGTGTTGTTTGGACCGGAGTCCTCGTTTAGCTTGGATTCGATGGATGTGCTTCGTTTTATTTCTGTTTTAAAAGACGAGTATAATCTTCAACTCGGATCGGTTCGAACCGATACGTTTAAAAGTATCCAATCGATTACTCAGTTTGTAGAGGAACAGAGTTAG